In one Lolium rigidum isolate FL_2022 chromosome 3, APGP_CSIRO_Lrig_0.1, whole genome shotgun sequence genomic region, the following are encoded:
- the LOC124704085 gene encoding zinc finger BED domain-containing protein RICESLEEPER 2-like — protein sequence MGEPNGIENAMVHDNEMAVGEEMIHGNEMADGNEMIHGDEMVQGNEMVHGDEMIHDDEMIHGNEMIQVEDMIHGNEMIHVNDMVNGDEMAHGHELVSAEVTPPTLTRRRRKKSLVWEHFTIEPVPGERGCQRACCNLCKATFAYSSGTKIAGTSHLKRHITLGSCPMIKNQERKMALHSAGGITDNDGEGTAERPTKRRYRYTGFANATFDQDRSSSYLAKLIILHDYPLHIVQQPAFTALTESLQPRFRVADVDTMEGEVYAVYQKGKESLLQSLSSMPGRISLTIGLWTTSQTLGYVSLAGQFIDTDWKVHRRMLNFMMVSSPHSENALSEAISSSLTDWNLKDKLFTITLDNDCSSHDIYSANLRDHLSNKNNLMLKGQLFVVRCYANILNAVAHDVIASIHGVIYNIRESIKFIKASSAREERFAEIALQLEIPSTKTLCLDVTTQWNTTYLMLLAALDYRQAFTTLETCDDNYNESPSAEDWKRVEAACNYLKFLYDSAHSIMAAANPTSNLFFHEAWKLQLELSNAITHEDQVFSSIAKEMHERFDKYWKDCNLVLAIAVVMDPRFKMKLVEFSYSKIYGVEAAKYVKVVDDALHDLYKDYVAQPLASTGEANKNASANNNTAAAPSTGDGLLDFDMYLSEIAISQPSKSELEQYLDEALTPRIQDFEIVDWWKLNTLKFPTLSKMARDILAIPMSMVSSGGSIFSAATTGSRMLDDYRSSLRPEIVEALFCAKDWLQYAPPPPAEAPGSAGVKLE from the coding sequence ATGGGTGAACCAAACGGCATTGAAAATGCAATGGTGCATGACAATGAGATGGCTGTTGGTGAGGAGATGATACATGGCAATGAAATGGCTGATGGTAACGAGATGATCCATGGTGATGAGATGGTTCAAGGGAACGAGATGGTTCATGGTGACGAGATGATTCATGATGACGAGATGATCCATGGTAATGAGATGATTCAAGTCGAGGACATGATCCATGGTAACGAGATGATTCATGTGAACGACATGGTCAATGGTGATGAGATGGCCCATGGTCATGAGTTGGTCAGTGCTGAGGTGACCCCACCAACCTTAACAAGACGCCGTAGAAAGAAATCACTGGTGTGGGAGCACTTTACTATTGAACCTGTGCCTGGTGAGAGGGGATGCCAACGAGCATGCTGCAACCTATGCAAGGCAACCTTTGCATACAGTTCTGGTACAAAAATTGCAGGCACTAGCCATCTCAAGAGGCACATCACACTTGGTTCATGTCCCATGATAAAAAACCAAGAGAGGAAGATGGCTCTGCATTCAGCTGGAGGAATTACTGACAATGATGGTGAGGGTACCGCAGAACGTCCTACTAAGAGGCGTTACAGATACACTGGCTTTGCGAATGCTACATTTGATCAAGACCGTAGCAGCTCATATCTGGCGAAGCTGATCATTTTGCATGACTACCCACTTCATATTGTTCAACAGCCAGCCTTCACAGCTTTGACTGAGAGCCTGCAGCCACGTTTCAGGGTTGCAGATGTTGATACAATGGAGGGAGAGGTGTATGCTGTTTACCAGAAAGGAAAAGAaagcctactgcaatcattgagcAGTATGCCTGGAAGGATCAGCCTCACCATAGGATTGTGGACAACTAGTCAGACTCTTGGCTATGTTTCACTTGCAGGGCAGTTTATTGACACGGATTGGAAAGTGCATCGAAGAATGCTCAACTTCATGATGGTGTCTTCTCCCCATTCAGAAAATGCACTTAGTGAAGCTATTAGCTCAAGCCTAACAGACTGGAATTTGAAGGACAAGCTATTCACCATCACATTGGATAATGATTGCTCATCCCATGATATCTACAGTGCAAATCTGAGAGATCATCTCTCCAATAAGAACAACCTCATGCTTAAGGGCCAGCTGTTTGTTGTGAGGTGCTATGCCAATATCCTCAATGCAGTTGCACATGATGTGATTGCTTCAATTCACGGTGTGATCTATAATATCCGCGAAAGCATAAAATTCATCAAAGCTTCTTCTGCCCGAGAGGAGAGGTTTGCTGAGATTGCTCTGCAGCTGGAGATCCCCAGCACCAAGACCCTGTGCCTTGATGTTACAACACAGTGGAATACCACTTACCTTATGCTGCTTGCTGCCTTGGATTATAGGCAGGCGTTCACCACACTAGAGACATGTGATGATAACTACAATGAGTCACCTTCTGCGGAGGACTGGAAGAGGGTGGAGGCTGCCTGCAACTATCTGAAGTTTCTCTATGATTCTGCACATAGCATCATGGCAGCAGCAAATCCAACTTCTAACTTATTTTTCCATGAGGCGTGGAAACTTCAGCTAGAACTTTCAAATGCCATAACCCATGAAGATCAAGTTTTTAGTAGCATCGCCAAAGAGATGCACGAGAGGTTTGACAAGTACTGGAAGGACTGCAACCTTGTTCTGGCTATTGCTGTTGTCATGGACCCTCGTTTCAAGATGAAACTTGTGGAGTTCAGCTACTCTAAAATCTATGGCGTCGAGGCAGCAAAGTATGTTAAGGTGGTGGATGATGCTCTTCATGACCTTTACAAGGATTATGTTGCACAGCCCCTTGCCTCGACAGGGGAAGCTAATAAAAATGCGTCTGCCAATAACAATACGGCAGCTGCACCTTCTACTGGGGATGGACTTCTAGACTTTGACATGTATCTTTCGGAGATCGCAATAAGCCAGCCCTCAAAATCTGAGCTGGAGCAGTACCTGGACGAAGCCCTGACGCCTCGCATCCAAGACTTTGAGATTGTGGACTGGTGGAAGCTTAACACCCTTAAGTTTCCAACACTGTCCAAGATGGCCCGTGATATCCTGGCCATCCCTATGTCTATGGTGAGCAGCGGCGGCTCCATATTTTCAGCGGCAACGACAGGAAGCCGGATGCTTGATGACTACAGAAGCTCACTGCGTCCTGAAATTGTGGAGGCGCTGTTCTGTGCAAAAGACTGGCTACAGtatgcgccgcctcctcctgcagAAGCTCCTGGATCTGCTGGGGTGAAGCTGGAGTAA
- the LOC124702240 gene encoding STS14 protein-like: MASQSRHRATAAACFLVLLALCVAPAHGGRALPAASKGAVSKAQAAANATAGDEFLAPHNKARAAVSVAPLRWSADLATAAAKTTSEQQLNKNCAFADMAASPYGANQGWASYRARPAEVVASWVDQGRYYTHANNSCVAGKQCGTYTQVVWRRTAQLGCAQASCASGATLTLCLYDPHGNVQGQSPY; the protein is encoded by the coding sequence ATGGCGTCCCAGAGCCGCCACCGCGCGACGGCCGCAGCGtgcttcctcgtcctcctcgcgcTGTGCGTCGCGCCAGCCCACGGCGGCCGCGCGCTGCCGGCAGCAAGCAAGGGCGCGGTGAGCAAGGCGCAGGCGGCGGCCAACGCGACGGCGGGGGACGAGTTCCTGGCGCCGCACAACAAGGCGCGAGCGGCCGTCAGCGTGGCGCCGCTGCGGTGGAGCGCCGacctggcgacggcggcggcgaagaccaCGTCCGAGCAGCAGCTGAACAAGAACTGCGCGTTCGCGGACATGGCCGCGAGCCCCTACGGCGCGAACCAGGGGTGGGCGAGCTACcgcgcgcgcccggcggaggtggtggcgtcgTGGGTGGACCAGGGGAGGTACTACACCCACGCCAACAACAGCTGCGTCGCCGGCAAGCAGTGCGGCACGTACACGCAGGTGGTGTGGCGGCGCACCGCCCAGCTCGGGTGCGCGCAGGCCAGCTGCGCCTCCGGCGCCACGCTCACGCTCTGCCTCTACGACCCGCACGGCAACGTGCAGGGACAGAGCCCCTACTAG